The sequence CCGGAAGACAGGAGGGTAGAGCTCATCGGGGGGGATTTTTACTTGGTTCCTTCGCCAAGCGTTATTCACCAGAAGGTAGCCGCCAACATTGAAGACATCTTACGTAATTTTGTTAAGGAACATCAACTGGGTGAAGTGCTTTTAGCCCCTCTGGACGTGGTTCTTTCACCCTACGACGTAGTGCAGCCGGACGTGATGTTTATTTCCAACACGCGGAAGCAGATCATCACTGAAGCCAACATCCAGGGACCGCCCGACCTGGTGGTGGAGGTCCTCTCTCCGGGCACCGCCGAACGGGACCGGACGATCAAGAAAAAGCTCTATGCCCGGAGCGGCGTGCGGGAGCTCTGGCTGGTGAACACGGCCGCCCAGGTGATCGAGGTCTTCGACCTGGAAAAGGCCGAAGAAGAACAACCGGCCCTTTTTACCAGAGCCGGAA comes from Bacillota bacterium and encodes:
- a CDS encoding Uma2 family endonuclease, producing MEATRPHLKFTYQDYCLLPEDRRVELIGGDFYLVPSPSVIHQKVAANIEDILRNFVKEHQLGEVLLAPLDVVLSPYDVVQPDVMFISNTRKQIITEANIQGPPDLVVEVLSPGTAERDRTIKKKLYARSGVRELWLVNTAAQVIEVFDLEKAEEEQPALFTRAGKETLTSKVLPGLQADLDQIF